ttggataccctaccacCTCCAACTccaacttggtagagaagttttaatatggtaggatacatcacaaatgtagccaacattagtaaggggataacaaccgctgaacatttttctgatgttcacgacgGGATCTGATTcgggcgttcggcgtcataggcgggcatgctaacctctgcgccacggtgggctCTATGTTGGCCTCAAATcattatttcgatatgttacaaacggaacttAGTTTACCccaattctatggtggagggtatagagaTTAGGTGGGAATTTTTTGTAAATCTAAAAATTCACtactttttggatattttgttgtttaaaaaaaactgaatcttgttcttttactttatatatatCAACttctaactaaatttcccatgaacattccattaaggaacaggggatactttagGGTATATATTAACCGATGAATAATCATTGGCGCACCGGTAACTGAGTTGATAGCAAGCTTGAATTTTCAGTGCTTAGATCGTAGCACAATGGACAAAAGTTATCTGAGTGTCATTTCAGATCATCACTCACAATATAACCAAACCTAAGTTATTGGATTTTATATATAATGTACCTGACTTAATATATATCTCTATAAAGGGACACTTAGAGCAAGGGATAAAATCTGTGTCTCTGTGTCATGAGCAAAATGTTTACCCTGTCCCTATGAATTTTACTAGATTTATTATTTACaatgtatatttttgaaataattctTGTAAAATTCTCTTTTATTTCACAAATGATTGCATGATTTTCAAAGATCGGTACCAATTTTCTTTACATTAATGCCTAACTTGTGAAAATTCCATACAGAAGTTGCAACCACACTGGTATAGGAAGCGGATATAAGCGACTACCAACTATGCCAGTGCTTCATTAGATAGAATAGCAAAGAAATTCTATCCCAAGATCCAAATTGGTTGAGGTTTTAACTAACTTAACTTCAATATAGACGAAAATagtcaaaataataaaaatatcacTCTTATGCTGGGCAATTTATTTAATCCTTTTTCCAATATgtgaagcatacttttaggttagATACTAGCACCGGAagtcacaaaacttaatgtagctttgaaataggtttatttgacaaatttccataaaagaactatcaaataaacctatttgaaggcTAAGTTTGTGAATACAGCCTTAGGTTTATTTCTAACGCTGAAATGAGATATGAAGGAGCATATGAAAGAGAATAAAACGAAGAGAGTTTTCAGTATTCCCCCCATCACTGTACAGGGAATAAAAATTAAAGGATAATCGTTTACCATATTCTTTTCTGTACTTAAACCCATACATGTTAAAGCAACAATTAATTAAAGTCActaattgcaaacatttttttccaaaaactatCAATTTTTAAACCTAGCCCGCTCTTCTGcacccgataatgctatgttggggaaaagtactcttaatttggaaatttcggCCCTTCTATACGCCCCACCTTAGATTCTAATTCGAACATGTTACTCATAAGGAtatttcaacttttattttccaATTACCTTGACTAAAGAAATTCGCATCGATATCGGTATACAGATGGCCCGTTGATGCACTATAATCACCCACATATGGCAGGGAGTCATTGAAGTAATTAATGCCCAGGGAAGCCGCTGTGGCCGCACTACCAATGCCTGTCAGAAACGGACCAGCCGTTGAGGAGTTGGCAGTAGCGGAGGTGGCAGCACTTGAAGCGGTTGTTAAGGAGTTAACCAGCGAGGAAGTATTCACCGccgttgatgatgatgaggctaaagatgaagatgatgatgacgatgacgaagCCATAGAGGTTGTACACGATGAGGGGGCAGTGGTTGTTACAGAGGTGACGCAGGCAATGGCAGAGGCATTATTTGTGGAGGAATTATGATTCGCCGAACTATTGGGTGAGTTAAGGGAGGCAGCATGTATGGTTGAGTTATTTGAGGAGGATGCTACACTGCTGCTACTGCCGCCGGATAAACGATGTTGTAAAGAGGAGGAGGCTGCTGTTGCATGTTGTGAGTGCAAATGTTGCTGatgatgtgtttgttgttgttgcgggGGGATATGTTGACGCTGGGGCTGTTGctgatgatgattatgatgatgctgttgctgctgatgtGCATGCTGGTGATGGGCATGGCTTGAATGTTGCTGGGGCGTGTGTTGCTGCGAgtgatgatgttgttgctgcGTGCTTGCTGGCGGCGGGCTGTGATATAAGTTATGATGATAGGGTGATAAATTTGTACTTTGCTGCTGTTGatgttgctgatgatgatggtgttgaTGCATTTGCTGTTGCCCAGCAGCTGTTAGCACCGTTGCACTGGCCGTATATTGCGGTGAGTGTTGCTGCTGTTGGGCAGCTATGACCACTGCTGCCGTCTGGGCATGATGATGCTGTGGCAAATGATATTGCTCATAGCTGTTGTAGGATTGTAACACCATATTGGCTGCTGCAATTTTCTCACTAATAtcaatgttgttgttcttgttgttgttgctgctggagTTTAGATAATTGAAATTCTGCAGCGTATGACAATTGTTGTTGAGACTATTGTATTCCGTTTTGATTTGGGGACTCTGGCGTGCCTTAACGGGTGACAATGAGGACTCAATGATGCCAGTGGCTGCGCTAGCTGGTGTATTGGGTGTTGTTATAATGGTAGAACCAACTAAAAACGCAGAAGGCGGCATTGCTCCAGGTTAAAAGTATGAACTAAACAATGAACTAAGAGCCGAAAGCTAACCGTCATTGACTTTCTTTAAACTGCAAGGCAAatgtttaaaataatatttttgattttttttttgaaatttttgcttttgcttcacacacttttggttttggttgtcCTCTAGCTGTTGCTTAATTCCTTAAATATGGGGGCCTCAAGTGGTCACTGGCTAAATAAGCCCCGTATAAATAGATTTTAATTAATCttgcttgttgttgttattgcttgtTGCATGACACTTGACATTTATGTTGGTTTTGTTGCTTTTGAGGGCGGGCAAAAATGTTGTTTGAAATAAATCTGGTTTTTGGTTTTAGGGCACTGTTCCAGTTTGAGATAAATGAAAATATGCTGGTGGTacttgcaatatttattttgttgttgtttattcgAAAAAAATTGCCGAGATATGAAATTTGTGTGGCTGGTTGACGAAACACTTTTTGTAGTAGAGGCGGTAGGGGGGGGGGGAATTATTAAGTGGTTGtggtttttattaaattgtCATAAAATGTGGTGGTGtgtttgaaaagattttgcACTATTAAACacttgaatattttatttttttttcaaaaatagaggTTCCAATAATCTAAGGGCTTTCTTAATTTTGGTTAATAATCCCCGGTTtgcacaaaaaatattttttttagtcacacaattttttattatttgttatatatttttttgtttttattcctcTTTTTCTCCTTTAATTtcttgttttgaaatttctaaTCTCTTTTTTAATATCCATATAATCATTTGAgcatttgaaaatgtttgctgggttgtttgttttttatttcagtgttttgatttctttttcgattaaatGCTGTAGTAGAAGATGTAAGTAAGTAACTTAGCAATGAGTTGTGTGCTTTGTGAAAATAAAGCGAGAGACGCGCGCGTATATCCGTCCGAACCTCTTGCTtgacaaaaataatttaaactgAACACTCACAACTAACCAATGTCTGAAgtagttgtttttctttttcccaGTGGTCGCCGTTGTGTTTCTTGTATCTGCTGCCGACACGGCAATAcctctgctgctgctgctgccgccacTAATAAGGCTGttgttttatttctctttctctcCCCACTTGCTTGCGCTCTCTCACACATACttcaaacaaaacacaacacaaaagaTCAGCGCCTACGTAAAATACAAACTAAGACAGTCGGTTAGCTAGCCAGCCAGCCATTgattcaattcattcattcatattaGCCAAAGACGACCAAGTGTTTGCTTAAtgctagtagtagtagtagtagagtgAGTATCTGTGTGTGAGCACACATTTGTGTGCCAGGGTGTTTAGATAAATTTTTCTCCACGCATAGCATAGGAATGAGTAGGTAGCATTTGAGTGAGAGCAGAGTGATTGAGTATCGTATACTGAATGTGTAGGCATGTTGTATTATTGCTATTActatgtattgttgttgttggtgttgtcatTGTTGTCTCCCCCTCCCATTAACAATGAGTTTAGTTGGATATGGTGGTATGTTGAAACACTCTATGGcaatgctgctgctgttgctgctgctataTGGTGACTGCTCTGTATGGCTATTTCACTACATTTGATTTGTATTTGTTAGCTGGTTGGCTGCTTGTTCGGCTGACAGATATGTGATGTTCGCGCATCTGTTTGGAGGAACATTGTACATACATCGCGTAGTGGTGTAGCTGTAGTCATAGTAGTCATCATCAAAATCATAGTCATCATCATTGGTGGTTTGTGAAATATAGACATATTTTGCATATGGACATTTGAAAAGTGGgaaatatgtatatttataaTTATGGGCTTGGTTCAATAACTCTATAAAAAGATGGATCGAGGATGCCTTTTATCCAGCAAAGGAAGCATCGGaatctaataaaattttttgtaaactaCATTGATTTGAAGACTTCCATTCTGCTAGTTAATATGCAGTATAACAACGAATTTGCCAAATTATGGATGGAatagtaatgacttccaacatttttgataattatggtccaaacctgacattgatcccataaaaaccgatcttccattTCGACATCTTGAGACACTTTTTAGATATAGGAAGGGAGAGGatactcccccttaccccaaaaacactaccgaaactgaaaagtggaccgatcggtacatTGTGGTAGGtaattgaaatttgaatacgaaacttgtataaaaatttggggccaAGTCTCAGTTGATCACCGACACCAAAAACCACCCCAACACGTAAATTGGAATATGATACCTAAACTTAAACAGATGAAGTCACTCGGCAATGAACACCTTTTCGCTTTTTAAATGTTTGGAATATAGTCAACCCATAACTAGTTTACAGATCATTGAATTCAGAATATGCGTATCCAGCTTCGTAGATCTTAGTTGGGCACCGATAATATACCATATCTATAGATCGCAGGGGGAAAAAGTTGTTACGCGAACGCAAAGGAGTGCAGACCAGAAATCTTATAATAATTTCTGATAAAAATAAAGTCTTTCAATTGCATCATTTTCGTCTCTTGAACCCATCTATCTAAATCCATCGACATCACCTCACAGTGTCATCTTGTGAAAGCACAACGGTTTAATTTAAGATGTCGTGTGGAAACTGATACCATTGCATGTGTTGATGTCACACTTTCAATACAAGTGTTACATACATGTGGCCCTAATGttgattttggaatttttaaagcaaattaaaaaaaaaaaaacagaatttgtTTATTTACCAGCTATTCTACGGCGTCAAATTAGAGTGAATCCCTCTAACGTAGTTTGCGTTACCAATGTGTCTATGTTCGTTCACCAGTTGCGACTATTGAACGTCAGTCAAATACCTCTTTCTTTCACAAATACCTCAAAAACCTTGCAAACGACAAATTGGACTAATGGAGAAACTATgagaaatgaaagatattggaagtagaacacgaaaatccaaaaaatcctttcaaatggacatgtatgggactcaaatgaatggaatttgggagtagaatatcaACTTTTGGTGTCAAGTCGCATGCTTGCGCATCTCCTAAAAATTCAACAGATGATTATGTGGAccaatggggctcaaatgtgaGAGAATTTgacaatttattataaaaaaaaccgaGAAAACTTGAGTTCTCAAAATAGAAACTCAAattcgttaacaaattttttaccACCCTCGATGAATGAGAGCCTTTAATACCATTTAACTAAAAATGGTATATTTCATTTTCGGGTAAGGGACTTTTTGGTATTTtagtccaagaccccataaattttatgtattcttgatcaccatGATAGTTTATGTCATagtcatgcccgtccgtccgtctgtcgaaagctatctaactttcgaaggagttaagacaggagcttgaaattatgcacaaaggacggttgggattgtaaatgggccagttcggtccatgttttgatatagctcgcatataaaccgatattggatcatgttttcttgagactctggagagcgcaattcttatccgatttggctccgGATTGGTCCAAAAACCAGCTACAGTTCCCTTAAAGATTATACCCGAtacccgattatacttcttgagcctctggagggtccttttcttttccaatttagctgaaatattttgcaatgacttctcctataaccttcaacatacgtgccaagtgtGGCCGGAATCGTtctaaaacctgataaagcttccaatGAGAGGTATATATGAGGCACATATGTTGGAGTtgaagtcattatgcaaaattgcagccaaatcgtataggaattgtgCCCCATAGCGGttcgagaagtaaaatcgacCAATCCCCGATTacacttcttcagcccctagaggacgtaattcttgtccgaatttgctgaaattttgcacaaagacttctcctatgaccgtgtcaaatatggttcgaattggtccataaccttatatagttcccatgtaaaccaattcttatccggtttggctgaaaatttgctccacgacttctacaatggtctccaaaatccaaaccaagtataaagatatagctccgaaagcatagcaattcttatccatcatCGTTTGTTTGactattattctttgttttgctTATTGCCGATAGTTTCTAGACAGAAAACACAAACGGGGATGACTTaaaggaagtaaaaatcagTCTGCCAGTCTTTGGGATAAGTACacggaaagaaaaaaattgcaatacgGCATTGAGAGATAATTAAACCCgtttttgaaaacaaacaacACAGCATGGTATTGGTGATTTAAGCGTTTATCCATACCAGATGATTTTCTTGTCCCAAAAATTAGGGGCTTATTcggttttgagtttttttttttatcagtgtaatgctttgtttttgttacaTGATGTGAAAATGTGGTGGGGCCTTAGAGAACTAGGTGCCTAGAAGTACGCCTTTTGAAATATTTgacttatataattttttgatttttggatAAGGCATTTGCGAACTGGTCTTTAATCGAAATACTGATTCACATtgctaacaaaatttaaaataatttttctacaTCATGTTTCAATAAccgattcttcagtcaaaagCTATGCGGGTTAGCATTACAAAAAGTTAAAATCCCACTATAGGCCGTTGGCCAAAACTTAAACTCTTAATGTTGCATAATATTATATAGGGTTTTTCGGACCCCTTAACTTTGACTCATTCATTGATAACACCAAGCCAAATTGTTgaagttttgataaaaaaaaacttatcttTGTAACTTTGTAGCTACTGGCTCAGCTAGGGTAACCATTGTTTAACTTATAAgccatttattattaattttttcatgttttatacCCAAAATATGGAAATTTCCAAACATTATTTCATTTcgtatatatgcatatattaatattcaaattatatatattaaaatatatacaaaatcatTCTCGGGTTGTGTTTTGACGATAAAATTTTCGCTTTTATTTAAAGTCAAAATAAATCATTCTCTTAATTAGTAATAAATGCAGACAACCATGGAGCTGATAAAGCAAATccagcaaataaaaaaacaccgTAGAAAcgaaacaatacaaaaaaaaaaaaaccctcaatTAATGAATTCGCCATATAAAGAGACTGAGTGACTACTGACTggcattttaaaaataatgaagACATTTAAAATTTGGTGGATTTGTCATCCTGGctcacaaaaaaaacaaaaaaaaaaaaacataaaaaaaatttattcaatttgggtGTTAATAACTGGATttaaacataaattaaaaaagaaaataaaaacacatttgctaatgagttttaaaatttcaaaaaaaaaacttaaaataatagaaaaaagtaaaaaaaaaaacaaaaatataaatctaTTGCCTTTTTAGATCTCAGTagcaaatttttggattttacgTATTGTATTATGATGTCAACTTgtgatataaaaaattcaaggcatcaaaaaataatatgaagcaaagaacaaaaaaacaagcaacagcgtgctaagttcggccgcgccgaatcttacataccctccaccatgaatcgcatttgtcgagttcttttcccggcatctcttcttaggcaaaaaaggataacataaaagatttgctctgctattagagcgatatcaagatatggtccggttcggactacaattaaattatatgttggagacctgtgtaaaatgtcagccaattcgaataagaattgcgccctttggggtctcaagaagtaaaatagagagatcgatttatatgggagatgtaccaggcaatagaccg
This Stomoxys calcitrans chromosome 2, idStoCalc2.1, whole genome shotgun sequence DNA region includes the following protein-coding sequences:
- the LOC106082805 gene encoding ETS-like protein pointed, whose protein sequence is MPPSAFLVGSTIITTPNTPASAATGIIESSLSPVKARQSPQIKTEYNSLNNNCHTLQNFNYLNSSSNNNKNNNIDISEKIAAANMVLQSYNSYEQYHLPQHHHAQTAAVVIAAQQQQHSPQYTASATVLTAAGQQQMHQHHHHQQHQQQQSTNLSPYHHNLYHSPPPASTQQQHHHSQQHTPQQHSSHAHHQHAHQQQQHHHNHHQQQPQRQHIPPQQQQTHHQQHLHSQHATAASSSLQHRLSGGSSSSVASSSNNSTIHAASLNSPNSSANHNSSTNNASAIACVTSVTTTAPSSCTTSMASSSSSSSSSLASSSSTAVNTSSLVNSLTTASSAATSATANSSTAGPFLTGIGSAATAASLGINYFNDSLPYVGDYSASTGHLYTDIDANFFSQGYASSHDRNNSPPPTQQQQQQQQNASANNNNSMMPPAQTQQSATASVAAAAIAAAAAASNSSLSPNSANSNNNNSNNSNNNNNNNNNNNNGANLNYMQMAMRNSAVAFYSQHQMKEEPGTQSAYGNLGGGGGASASNSNNPNDPTDLSFGLSAAHLANASAVAAAAAAGYDDSDYHSTMSSQDHQGPGSYLDGSPADFYGLNVEPKYNTYGRSRIHDTYSPDFSLYDASQYPGMGSQSDQWGSHHGGQQTAAYLSSMCLDKALLGGYPTQGGVPCFQGSGPIQLWQFLLELLMDKTCQGFISWTGDGWEFKLTDPDEVARRWGIRKNKPKMNYEKLSRGLRYYYDKNIIHKTAGKRYVYRFVCDLQNLIGCSPEELCAKYDLKTEKKDDD